Proteins from a genomic interval of Oscillatoria salina IIICB1:
- the hpsE gene encoding hormogonium polysaccharide biosynthesis glycosyltransferase HpsE, with product MQNWSAIASHNYKDMLNTIALTVAICTYNGEKRLPEVFERLQQQVDLENLSWEILIVDNNSSDRTAELIRAYQINWSICDLVYCFEPQQGLAYARQRALNEAKGKYIGFLDDDNLPDPQWARSAFAFGEAHPTAGAYGSRIYADFAVTPPEGFEEFVSFLGAKDRGEKAFIYQPRKRILPPGAGLVVRQQAWLENVPKQLFLKGRVGKSQLASEDLEALAYIQNGGWEIWHNPQMQITHRIPEFRLQPEYLLAIVRGIGLARYHIRMIRLKIWQRPLLFPLYALNDLRKYVYLWLKYQRKAQKNLATACEMEFVLSSLVSPFYLWKETWHRKEKAEDLAFPQIDNHLQ from the coding sequence GTGCAAAATTGGTCAGCCATCGCTAGCCATAATTACAAGGATATGTTGAATACGATCGCGCTTACTGTTGCTATCTGCACTTACAATGGTGAAAAACGGCTTCCAGAGGTTTTCGAGCGACTGCAACAACAAGTAGACTTAGAAAATCTTAGCTGGGAAATCTTGATTGTCGATAATAATAGCAGCGATCGCACGGCGGAATTAATTCGAGCTTACCAAATTAATTGGTCAATTTGTGACCTAGTATACTGTTTTGAACCCCAACAAGGGTTAGCTTATGCTCGACAACGAGCGTTGAACGAAGCCAAGGGTAAATATATCGGTTTCCTCGATGACGATAATTTACCAGATCCTCAATGGGCGAGATCGGCTTTTGCGTTTGGGGAAGCACATCCCACTGCGGGAGCTTATGGTAGTCGCATCTACGCTGATTTTGCCGTTACTCCTCCGGAAGGGTTTGAGGAGTTTGTCTCGTTTCTGGGAGCAAAAGATCGCGGCGAGAAGGCTTTTATTTACCAGCCTCGTAAGCGAATTTTACCACCTGGTGCAGGTTTAGTTGTGCGTCAGCAAGCATGGCTAGAAAATGTTCCCAAGCAACTGTTTCTCAAAGGTAGAGTCGGGAAATCTCAGCTAGCGAGTGAAGATTTAGAAGCACTAGCTTATATTCAAAACGGCGGATGGGAGATTTGGCATAACCCGCAAATGCAAATTACTCATAGAATACCAGAATTTCGCCTGCAACCAGAATATTTACTGGCGATCGTTCGTGGCATTGGTTTGGCTCGTTACCATATTCGCATGATTCGCCTCAAAATTTGGCAAAGACCTTTGCTGTTTCCTCTTTACGCTCTCAACGATTTACGGAAATATGTTTATTTATGGCTCAAATATCAGCGCAAAGCTCAGAAAAATCTGGCTACCGCTTGCGAAATGGAATTTGTGCTGAGTAGTCTAGTTAGCCCTTTTTATCTCTGGAAAGAAACTTGGCATCGCAAAGAGAAAGCTGAGGATCTTGCGTTTCCACAAATTGATAATCATTTACAATAA
- a CDS encoding CBS domain-containing protein — MLKASDIMTQDVATIRGSATVAEAIKLMKFKKLRALIVDVRNNQDAYGIITKSDIVYKVVAYGKDPEKLRVYEIMTKPCIVINPNLGVEYVARLFANTGLHVAPVIQGELLGIISISDIIEKGDYLENPKVKVLAQELVRAIADANSACSLYGATSKECLDAWELVDDIESEAAYQQGAEFKEKTAFQEFCDAHPEVLQLRHEKLLAKV, encoded by the coding sequence ATGTTAAAAGCTTCTGACATTATGACCCAAGACGTAGCCACTATTCGCGGTTCGGCAACAGTGGCTGAAGCAATCAAACTGATGAAATTTAAAAAGCTGCGGGCATTAATTGTTGATGTGCGCAATAATCAAGATGCTTACGGTATTATCACCAAAAGCGACATTGTTTACAAAGTTGTCGCTTACGGGAAAGATCCTGAAAAACTGCGGGTTTACGAAATTATGACCAAACCCTGCATTGTCATCAATCCCAACCTTGGTGTAGAGTATGTCGCACGGTTATTTGCTAATACAGGGCTTCACGTTGCACCAGTAATTCAAGGCGAACTTCTCGGTATTATTTCAATTAGCGACATCATCGAAAAAGGCGATTACTTAGAGAATCCGAAAGTCAAAGTTCTCGCTCAAGAATTAGTCCGAGCGATCGCTGATGCTAACTCAGCTTGTTCGCTTTACGGCGCTACTTCTAAAGAATGTCTCGATGCTTGGGAGTTAGTAGACGACATCGAAAGCGAAGCAGCTTATCAACAAGGAGCAGAATTTAAAGAAAAAACAGCATTCCAAGAATTCTGCGACGCCCATCCAGAAGTGCTGCAACTGCGTCACGAGAAGTTACTAGCAAAAGTATAA
- a CDS encoding type II toxin-antitoxin system RelE family toxin produces MESDLEYQVIITTQARQLLLQIKDRREQQLLLKKLAKLKHEPDKQGKALTQELSGYRSIRAVGQRYRIVYKIQQAQILVIVVGIGRRKQGDKQDVYALTKQLLAEIAPISSNEEE; encoded by the coding sequence ATGGAGTCAGATTTAGAATATCAGGTAATTATTACTACGCAAGCGCGGCAACTTTTGCTTCAAATTAAAGACCGTCGAGAACAACAGTTATTACTCAAAAAGCTAGCAAAATTAAAACATGAGCCAGATAAACAAGGTAAAGCTTTAACTCAAGAATTAAGTGGCTACCGTAGTATTCGAGCCGTAGGACAGCGTTATCGAATTGTTTATAAAATTCAGCAGGCTCAAATATTAGTTATTGTAGTGGGAATTGGTCGGCGCAAACAAGGAGATAAACAAGATGTTTATGCTCTAACCAAGCAACTGTTAGCAGAAATAGCGCCTATTTCATCTAATGAGGAAGAATAG
- a CDS encoding type II toxin-antitoxin system Phd/YefM family antitoxin: MNIAQRRIRRSRSRFSYGDATRTSRRKGVVSLGARLKQNSYSLTMAKYLTIAEAQEQLPELPNELASEPAIITKDGKPVIVALSLSQFQSLLETVEILSDREFMTQLQLGIQQANAGETISLEDLKAELEF; the protein is encoded by the coding sequence ATGAATATCGCGCAAAGGCGCATTCGGCGAAGCCGTTCTCGCTTCTCCTACGGAGACGCTACGCGAACGAGTAGACGCAAAGGCGTTGTCTCACTTGGTGCTAGATTAAAACAAAACTCCTACTCTTTAACTATGGCTAAATACCTAACTATTGCCGAAGCACAAGAACAATTACCTGAATTACCAAATGAATTAGCAAGTGAACCAGCTATCATTACTAAAGATGGTAAACCTGTAATAGTGGCTTTGAGTTTATCCCAGTTTCAATCTCTCTTAGAAACAGTAGAAATACTTTCCGACCGAGAATTTATGACTCAGTTACAATTAGGAATTCAGCAAGCAAATGCTGGAGAAACTATCAGTTTAGAGGATTTAAAAGCAGAACTGGAATTTTAA
- a CDS encoding SWIM zinc finger family protein — protein MEFNYAYKNNTAVNNQGGNTQMSFSPDTKRQPTYFIGELRKNVAFREAISALHDVVVSDLRYKPKDRTAYQEWLAKQEETSILEWQMQAAKQEELAAKIKQLNEEIQTLDKAIARKRNNFFQAQQAYYSYLYKKEYNLWFVLDPVITVHPDEVFFECFSQDESSYGRLGVSYEVFKNISEFACGTTNIDYSAALYDEFQKIRSYKTTQFQIDPSGFEVQTTNEDSFKEVKIDLPDSWVRGFLQVSSAMSLPATQLELHPMDIYNVCFLLRRKKEKQSPRSLRYHLKPGEPIRIVLEPWEDEIVCARSPYTGSTEQTIRTWGRRRLHILERLIPVARKFTVHLLGTGMPSFYVADLGDMSFTLGLSGWTANDWSQSGNFDLMAPRADVDADTQRLIFAALAENWLETPDSLAQRLNLSRTAILGALGAYTQAGRAIYDLNKQVYRVRELSREPLPMERLRFANEREEKASRFLLYNQVKITSSSDAGGGFAVQGNVRDIYQNFTPSLTVDSDERIVAAECTCNWHRQNKLYKGPCEHILALRMEHARQFQ, from the coding sequence ATGGAATTCAATTACGCATACAAAAACAATACCGCAGTCAATAACCAAGGGGGAAATACGCAAATGTCTTTCTCCCCCGACACCAAACGTCAGCCAACTTATTTTATCGGTGAATTACGCAAAAACGTCGCTTTTCGAGAAGCAATTAGCGCCTTACATGATGTTGTCGTCTCTGACTTACGCTACAAACCAAAAGATAGAACTGCTTATCAAGAATGGCTAGCAAAACAAGAAGAAACAAGTATTTTAGAGTGGCAAATGCAAGCCGCGAAACAAGAAGAACTTGCTGCTAAAATTAAGCAGTTAAATGAAGAAATCCAAACTTTAGATAAAGCTATTGCTCGCAAACGAAATAATTTTTTCCAAGCCCAACAAGCTTACTATAGTTATCTCTACAAAAAAGAATACAATCTTTGGTTTGTGCTTGACCCAGTAATTACCGTCCATCCAGACGAAGTATTTTTTGAATGTTTCTCCCAAGACGAGTCGAGTTATGGACGACTGGGTGTAAGTTATGAAGTGTTCAAAAATATCAGCGAATTTGCTTGCGGAACGACAAATATAGACTATTCAGCCGCCCTTTATGACGAGTTCCAAAAAATTCGTAGTTACAAAACCACGCAATTTCAAATTGACCCTTCCGGCTTTGAAGTTCAAACTACCAACGAAGACAGTTTTAAAGAAGTAAAAATTGATTTACCTGATAGTTGGGTAAGAGGTTTTTTACAAGTAAGTTCGGCGATGTCGCTACCAGCAACTCAGTTGGAGTTACATCCAATGGATATTTATAATGTCTGCTTTTTGTTGCGACGTAAAAAAGAAAAACAAAGCCCGCGTAGTTTGCGCTATCACCTCAAACCAGGGGAACCAATACGAATTGTTTTAGAACCGTGGGAAGATGAAATAGTTTGTGCGCGATCGCCTTACACTGGATCTACAGAACAAACTATTCGCACTTGGGGTCGTCGTCGCTTACACATCCTCGAACGCCTCATCCCCGTTGCTCGTAAGTTTACCGTTCATTTACTCGGCACGGGAATGCCTTCTTTCTACGTCGCTGACTTAGGAGATATGTCTTTTACTCTCGGTTTATCCGGTTGGACGGCTAACGATTGGTCACAATCTGGTAACTTCGATCTTATGGCTCCGCGTGCGGATGTAGATGCCGATACCCAAAGACTTATTTTTGCCGCTTTAGCCGAAAATTGGTTGGAAACGCCCGACAGCCTCGCCCAACGCTTAAACTTAAGTCGAACTGCTATTCTCGGTGCATTAGGTGCGTATACTCAAGCAGGACGGGCAATTTACGACCTTAATAAGCAAGTTTACCGCGTTCGGGAACTCAGCCGCGAACCTTTACCAATGGAAAGGCTACGTTTCGCTAATGAAAGGGAGGAAAAAGCTTCCCGCTTTCTCCTTTATAATCAAGTCAAAATTACGAGTTCTAGCGATGCTGGGGGCGGTTTTGCAGTTCAAGGTAATGTGAGAGACATCTATCAAAATTTTACTCCCAGTTTGACAGTTGACTCTGACGAGCGTATTGTTGCGGCTGAATGTACTTGCAATTGGCATCGACAAAATAAGTTATATAAGGGTCCATGCGAACATATTCTCGCTTTGCGAATGGAACACGCACGTCAATTTCAATGA